A single genomic interval of Mycobacteriales bacterium harbors:
- a CDS encoding MerR family transcriptional regulator — MSIGEVLGQLRPDFADITISKIRFLEAEGLVEPERTSSGYRKFSREDLARLRFVLSAQRDHYLPLRVIKEHLDALDRGLEPPSLGTTGGPRVPRALVAAEGLPSPESFLPDVSEIRLSRAELLSAAGLDEEQLLALEQYGLVTTRAGGSHYDGDALVVAKTVAEMARFGIEARHLRPFKAAADREIGLVEQVVTPLVRQRNPEARARADEVVRELAALSVKLHSTLVKAGLGPGLRR, encoded by the coding sequence ATGAGCATCGGCGAGGTGCTGGGCCAGTTGCGCCCGGACTTCGCGGACATCACGATCTCGAAGATCCGCTTTCTCGAGGCTGAAGGTCTCGTCGAGCCCGAGCGCACGTCAAGCGGCTACCGCAAGTTCTCGCGGGAGGACCTCGCGCGCCTGCGCTTCGTCCTGTCCGCCCAGCGCGACCACTACCTGCCGCTGCGGGTCATCAAGGAGCACCTCGACGCCCTCGACAGGGGACTCGAACCGCCGTCGCTCGGCACCACGGGAGGGCCCCGCGTGCCGCGTGCGTTGGTCGCCGCGGAGGGGCTGCCGTCGCCGGAGAGCTTCCTGCCCGACGTGAGCGAGATCCGGCTGTCCCGCGCCGAGCTCCTCTCGGCGGCCGGGCTCGACGAGGAGCAGCTGCTCGCGCTCGAGCAGTACGGCCTCGTCACCACGCGGGCCGGCGGGAGCCACTACGACGGCGACGCGCTCGTCGTCGCCAAGACGGTCGCGGAGATGGCCCGCTTCGGCATCGAGGCCCGGCACCTGCGCCCCTTCAAGGCCGCGGCCGACCGGGAGATCGGTCTGGTCGAGCAGGTCGTCACGCCTCTGGTGCGCCAGCGCAACCCCGAGGCGCGGGCCCGGGCCGACGAGGTCGTGCGCGAGCTCGCCGCGCTGTCGGTCAAGCTGCACTCGACGCTGGTGAAGGCCGGGCTCGGGCCGGGCCTTCGGCGCTAG
- a CDS encoding CAP domain-containing protein, translating into MRLAQRASVLTLTALVAVPLLGSAPALAADGPVFKVHALAPVTATTTSVATAPTTTVVRAQAVTSLSAADVYENRLFQLTNAARTSRGLRPLVKSGCATTIAGNYALRLAQLGKLVHNNMSRVAATCGASGAGENIAFGNVSADQMFQMWMNSSGHRANILRPDYKSMGMGAYKTMSGRWYGVQNFLRA; encoded by the coding sequence GTGCGACTCGCTCAGCGCGCCAGCGTTCTCACCCTGACCGCCCTCGTGGCCGTGCCGCTCCTGGGCTCCGCCCCGGCGCTCGCCGCCGACGGCCCGGTCTTCAAGGTCCACGCCCTCGCTCCCGTCACCGCGACGACCACCTCCGTGGCCACTGCCCCCACGACGACGGTCGTGCGCGCCCAGGCGGTCACGTCGCTGTCGGCCGCGGACGTCTACGAGAACCGCCTGTTCCAGCTCACCAACGCCGCCCGCACCTCCCGCGGCCTGCGCCCGCTCGTGAAGTCGGGCTGCGCGACCACCATCGCCGGCAACTACGCGCTGCGGCTCGCCCAGCTCGGCAAGCTCGTCCACAACAACATGTCGCGCGTTGCGGCGACCTGCGGCGCCAGCGGCGCGGGGGAGAACATCGCGTTCGGCAACGTCAGCGCCGACCAGATGTTCCAGATGTGGATGAACAGCTCCGGTCACCGCGCGAACATCCTGCGCCCCGACTACAAGAGCATGGGCATGGGCGCCTACAAGACGATGTCCGGGCGCTGGTACGGCGTTCAGAACTTCCTACGCGCCTAG
- a CDS encoding DUF5999 family protein, with protein MAPTSSPLPQELDTACAHEPRCPSAHAADHDAARVISSHPEQGWSLLCNGVVLFEDTGELMPDRSTVAPHRPACRVWSPCGSPTAA; from the coding sequence ATGGCACCCACGAGCAGCCCACTGCCCCAGGAGCTCGACACCGCGTGCGCGCACGAGCCACGGTGTCCCTCAGCGCACGCCGCCGACCACGACGCCGCCCGCGTCATCTCGAGCCACCCGGAGCAGGGCTGGTCCCTGCTGTGCAACGGCGTCGTGCTCTTCGAGGACACCGGCGAGCTGATGCCCGACCGCAGCACGGTCGCGCCGCACCGCCCGGCCTGCCGGGTCTGGTCGCCCTGCGGCTCCCCGACCGCTGCCTGA
- a CDS encoding NlpC/P60 family protein, whose translation MPSVRSLRARALTALALCAGLAAGTTAGLSAGPATTDPVPAIVQIAKQQVGDRYELGAEGPDLWDCSGLTSFLWGEVGGVTGMPRVSRDQQRWAVPIPAEQLHPGDLVFYGQPVSHVGLAIGGGRMVDASSSRKGVVERAIWTTGIVRYGRVPRDGMVPVKPWTPTPLSAGTTSPTAPSPTAAPTPAATRPTSGTSTSTVNRPAAVPAPVVPLKGLPGVQKVQSSAVMTKAAANARSVLGSTAWTDVELVRVAWRHAGGGVLPADRRALVAASRPVALPDARVGDLVVYGAPAEHVGIYLGHGYMVDSSKVLGRVVVRRVFASPTVRLVRPPVVTTAPAKPAAKPAASSSPRR comes from the coding sequence GTGCCCTCCGTCCGGTCCCTGCGCGCCCGCGCGCTCACCGCGCTGGCGCTGTGCGCCGGACTCGCCGCCGGGACGACCGCGGGGCTGAGCGCGGGACCGGCGACCACGGACCCGGTCCCGGCCATCGTGCAGATCGCCAAGCAGCAGGTCGGTGACCGCTACGAGCTCGGGGCCGAGGGGCCCGACCTGTGGGACTGCTCAGGTCTCACGTCGTTCCTGTGGGGCGAGGTCGGGGGAGTCACGGGCATGCCCCGGGTCTCGCGCGACCAGCAGCGCTGGGCGGTGCCGATCCCTGCCGAGCAGCTCCACCCCGGCGACCTCGTCTTCTACGGCCAGCCCGTCAGCCACGTCGGCCTCGCCATCGGCGGCGGCCGGATGGTCGACGCCTCCTCGAGCCGCAAGGGCGTCGTCGAGCGGGCGATCTGGACCACCGGCATCGTGCGCTACGGCCGCGTCCCGCGCGACGGCATGGTCCCCGTGAAGCCCTGGACGCCGACGCCCCTGAGCGCCGGCACGACATCGCCGACCGCCCCGTCGCCGACTGCCGCGCCAACACCGGCCGCGACTCGTCCCACCAGCGGGACCAGCACGTCGACCGTCAACCGCCCCGCCGCCGTGCCGGCTCCCGTCGTACCCCTCAAGGGCCTGCCTGGCGTGCAGAAGGTGCAGTCGAGCGCCGTCATGACCAAGGCCGCGGCCAACGCCCGCTCGGTGCTCGGGTCGACCGCGTGGACCGATGTCGAGCTGGTCCGGGTCGCGTGGCGGCACGCCGGGGGTGGCGTCCTGCCCGCCGACCGCCGCGCTCTGGTCGCGGCCTCGCGCCCGGTGGCTCTGCCCGACGCCCGCGTCGGTGACCTCGTCGTCTACGGCGCACCCGCGGAGCACGTCGGGATCTACCTCGGACACGGCTACATGGTCGACAGCTCCAAGGTCCTCGGCCGCGTGGTCGTGCGGCGCGTCTTCGCCAGCCCCACCGTGCGCCTGGTGCGCCCACCGGTGGTCACGACGGCCCCAGCCAAGCCCGCCGCCAAGCCCGCCGCGAGTTCGAGCCCTCGTCGCTGA
- a CDS encoding MerR family transcriptional regulator codes for MFDDLPLEDQPGGDPEGVGYRGPTACSAAGITYRQLDYWARTGLVEPSVREASGSGTQRLYSFRDILVLKVVKKLLDAGVSLQNIRTAISTLRDRGVEELAQITLMSDGTTVYECTSTDEVVDLLQGGQAVFAIAVGRHVRDVEGSLAQLPGERAREAESAPADQGEHADELASRRRRRTAG; via the coding sequence CTGTTCGACGACCTGCCGCTCGAGGACCAGCCCGGTGGCGACCCCGAGGGCGTGGGCTACCGCGGCCCCACCGCGTGCAGCGCCGCGGGCATCACCTACCGCCAGCTCGACTACTGGGCCCGCACCGGCCTGGTGGAGCCCAGCGTGCGCGAGGCCTCCGGGTCGGGCACCCAGCGGCTCTACAGCTTCCGCGACATCCTGGTCCTCAAGGTCGTCAAGAAGCTGCTCGACGCGGGCGTCTCGCTGCAGAACATCCGCACCGCGATCTCGACGCTGCGCGACCGCGGTGTCGAGGAGCTGGCGCAGATCACGCTGATGAGCGACGGCACGACCGTCTACGAGTGCACCAGCACCGATGAGGTCGTCGACCTGCTGCAGGGCGGTCAGGCCGTCTTCGCGATCGCCGTCGGTCGCCACGTCCGCGACGTCGAGGGCTCCCTCGCCCAGCTCCCGGGCGAGCGCGCCCGCGAGGCCGAGTCCGCTCCCGCGGACCAGGGCGAGCACGCCGACGAGCTCGCCTCGCGCCGCCGCCGCCGCACCGCCGGCTGA
- a CDS encoding chorismate-binding protein: MPTGRASGTDEPPGRPAAWRGPLVEVDRLEWSATGTSTGTTTGHLRDLLDDFLSAHGLAGEPAAQSSSGQTAVALLLGADGCAALAGMPKGAASPVAVPDVVAVALRRADRPAHPDTPAPAVGEWALSWTDAEHAAAVEKVREAIGRGDVYQANVVGHRSAPSSGDPRAVARRVATMAGAGAYAGMLSGAGWAVGSASPEQLVQVTGRRVTTVPVKGTRVERPGAREELLVSTKDRAEHVMIVDLERNDLGRVAVTGSVTVERLYDVSRWAHLWHAGSTVAAELAAGATALDVLTALAPGGSVTGAPKRAACALLAGLEPVGRGPSMGALGLLYPGGCDLGLTIRTVAVADGRAHVWAGGGITWGSDPLAEVAEAHAKAAPVVAALSAP, from the coding sequence GTGCCGACCGGCAGGGCCAGCGGCACCGACGAGCCGCCCGGCCGGCCCGCTGCCTGGCGCGGCCCGCTCGTCGAGGTGGACCGGCTCGAGTGGAGCGCGACCGGAACGTCCACGGGGACCACCACGGGGCACCTCCGCGATCTGCTCGACGACTTCCTGTCCGCGCACGGTCTCGCGGGCGAGCCGGCAGCGCAGTCGTCTTCCGGACAGACCGCCGTCGCGCTGCTCCTCGGCGCCGACGGGTGCGCGGCCCTGGCCGGGATGCCCAAGGGAGCCGCCAGCCCGGTCGCCGTCCCCGACGTCGTGGCCGTCGCCCTGCGTCGGGCAGACCGGCCCGCGCACCCTGACACCCCTGCGCCGGCCGTGGGGGAGTGGGCGCTGTCGTGGACCGACGCCGAGCACGCGGCGGCCGTCGAGAAGGTGCGGGAGGCGATCGGGCGCGGGGACGTCTACCAGGCCAACGTCGTCGGTCACCGCAGCGCACCCAGCAGCGGCGACCCGCGCGCGGTCGCCCGTCGCGTCGCGACGATGGCAGGAGCCGGGGCCTACGCCGGGATGCTGTCCGGCGCGGGCTGGGCCGTGGGGTCGGCCTCGCCGGAGCAGTTGGTCCAGGTCACCGGTCGGCGCGTCACCACGGTCCCCGTCAAGGGCACCCGCGTCGAGCGCCCGGGCGCCCGCGAGGAGCTGCTCGTCAGCACCAAGGACCGCGCCGAGCACGTCATGATCGTCGATCTCGAGCGCAACGACCTCGGGCGGGTCGCGGTCACCGGCTCGGTCACCGTCGAGCGGCTCTACGACGTGAGCAGGTGGGCGCACCTGTGGCACGCCGGGTCGACCGTCGCCGCCGAGCTCGCGGCCGGTGCGACCGCCCTCGACGTCCTGACGGCTCTCGCACCTGGCGGCTCGGTCACCGGCGCGCCCAAGCGGGCTGCCTGCGCGCTGCTGGCCGGCCTCGAGCCGGTGGGGCGCGGACCCTCGATGGGCGCCCTCGGTCTGCTCTACCCGGGGGGCTGCGACCTCGGGCTGACGATCCGCACGGTGGCGGTTGCCGACGGGCGCGCCCACGTCTGGGCAGGCGGCGGCATCACGTGGGGGAGCGACCCGCTCGCCGAGGTCGCGGAGGCCCACGCCAAGGCCGCCCCCGTCGTCGCGGCGCTGTCCGCGCCCTGA
- the gcvP gene encoding aminomethyl-transferring glycine dehydrogenase has protein sequence MLAVIGQGSLEDLARTAVPDAIRLTESLDLPAPASEQEALAELRALAGRNTVQVPMIGMGYAGTHTPPVVLRNVLENPAWYTAYTPYQPEISQGRLEALLNFQTVVADLTGLPLAGASLLDESTAAAEAMTLARRTSKAPDSAVFLVDADTHPQTVAVIETRAEPLGLSVQVVDMSTGLPADIEVFGVLLQHPGSSGAVRDLRPLVEAAHARGAIVAVAADLLALTLLTSPGELGADVAIGTTQRFGVPLGYGGPHAGYMAVRTGLERSMPGRLVGVSVDANGAPAYRLALQTREQHIRREKATSNICTAQVLLAVIAGMYAVWHGPEGLRTIASRAHRMAALLSRALDGVAETVHPHFFDTLTLRVPGRAAPVVEAARVAGVDLRLVDDDTVGVSTDETTTRAHLEVVLAAFGADAPDWDALDATTPDALPDAQRRSSSYLTHEVFRTHHSETALLRYLRRLSDKDLALDRTMIPLGSCTMKLNATTEMEPVTWPEFGGLHPFTPARHAEGYRQLVTDLERWLCEVTGYDACSLQPNAGSQGELAGLLAIRGYHRANGDTARDVCLIPASAHGTNAASAVMAGMRVVVVGTTPTGDVDVVDLHAKIDAHRDRLAALMVTYPSTHGVFEDTITEVCAAVHDAGGQVYVDGANLNALVGLAKPGRFGADVSHLNLHKTFCIPHGGGGPGVGPVAVREHLAAYLPNHPLDPAAGPATGPGPISGAPYGSAGILPISWAYVRMMGSDGLTRATQVAVLSANYVAARLQPHFPVLYTGRGGLVAHECIVDLRTITKETGVTVDDVAKRLVDYGFHAPTMSFPVAGTLMIEPTESEDLAELDRFCDAMIAIRAEIDEVAAGTWPADDNPLRHAPHTAADVTGEWGRSYSRELGAFPGAVVAATKYWPPVRRIDGAFGDRNLVCSCPSPEVYAD, from the coding sequence ATGCTCGCCGTCATCGGCCAGGGCAGCCTCGAGGACCTCGCCCGCACGGCCGTCCCCGACGCGATCCGCCTCACCGAGTCGCTCGACCTGCCGGCGCCGGCGAGCGAGCAGGAGGCGCTCGCCGAGCTGCGGGCGCTCGCCGGGCGCAACACCGTCCAGGTGCCGATGATCGGCATGGGCTACGCCGGCACCCACACGCCGCCGGTGGTGCTGCGCAACGTCTTGGAGAACCCGGCCTGGTACACCGCCTACACGCCCTACCAGCCCGAGATCAGCCAGGGCCGGCTCGAGGCGCTGCTCAACTTCCAGACCGTCGTCGCCGACCTCACCGGACTGCCCCTGGCGGGCGCGTCGCTGCTCGACGAGTCGACCGCCGCCGCCGAGGCGATGACGCTGGCCCGCCGCACCAGCAAGGCCCCGGACAGCGCGGTCTTCCTCGTCGACGCCGACACCCACCCGCAGACGGTCGCGGTGATCGAGACCCGGGCGGAGCCGCTGGGGCTGAGCGTGCAGGTGGTGGACATGTCGACAGGTCTCCCTGCCGACATCGAGGTGTTCGGCGTCCTGCTGCAGCACCCCGGTAGCAGCGGCGCGGTGCGCGACCTGCGGCCACTGGTCGAGGCCGCTCACGCCCGCGGGGCGATCGTCGCCGTCGCCGCCGACCTGCTCGCCCTCACGCTGCTCACCAGCCCGGGCGAGCTCGGTGCGGACGTCGCGATCGGCACCACCCAGCGCTTCGGCGTGCCGCTCGGCTACGGCGGTCCGCACGCCGGCTACATGGCGGTGCGCACCGGTCTGGAGCGCTCCATGCCGGGCCGCCTCGTCGGTGTCAGCGTCGACGCCAACGGCGCGCCCGCCTACCGGCTGGCCCTGCAGACCCGCGAGCAGCACATCCGCCGCGAGAAGGCGACCTCCAACATCTGCACCGCGCAGGTGCTGCTGGCCGTGATCGCCGGCATGTACGCCGTGTGGCACGGACCGGAGGGCCTGCGGACGATCGCCAGCCGCGCCCACCGGATGGCCGCGCTGCTCAGCCGCGCGCTCGACGGCGTCGCCGAGACCGTCCACCCGCACTTCTTCGACACCCTCACGCTGCGGGTGCCCGGTCGGGCGGCCCCCGTCGTCGAGGCGGCCCGGGTGGCCGGCGTCGACCTGCGCCTCGTCGACGACGACACCGTCGGGGTCAGCACCGACGAGACCACCACGCGCGCCCACCTCGAGGTCGTGCTCGCGGCTTTCGGCGCCGACGCCCCCGACTGGGACGCCCTGGACGCGACGACCCCCGACGCGCTGCCCGACGCGCAGCGACGCTCCTCGTCGTACCTCACGCACGAGGTCTTCCGGACCCACCACAGCGAGACCGCGCTGCTGCGCTACCTGCGGCGGCTGTCCGACAAGGACCTGGCGCTCGACCGCACCATGATCCCGCTGGGGTCCTGCACGATGAAGCTCAACGCCACGACCGAGATGGAGCCGGTGACCTGGCCGGAGTTCGGCGGGTTGCACCCCTTCACACCCGCCCGGCACGCCGAGGGCTACCGCCAGCTCGTCACCGACCTCGAGCGCTGGCTGTGCGAGGTCACCGGCTACGACGCCTGCAGCCTCCAGCCCAACGCCGGGAGCCAGGGCGAGCTGGCCGGTCTGCTCGCGATCCGTGGCTACCACCGCGCCAACGGCGACACCGCGCGCGACGTCTGCCTCATCCCGGCGAGCGCCCACGGCACCAACGCCGCGAGCGCGGTCATGGCCGGCATGCGGGTCGTCGTGGTCGGGACCACGCCCACGGGCGACGTCGACGTCGTCGACCTGCACGCCAAGATCGACGCGCACCGCGACCGGCTCGCCGCGCTGATGGTCACCTACCCGAGCACCCACGGGGTCTTCGAGGACACCATCACAGAGGTCTGCGCCGCGGTGCACGACGCGGGCGGTCAGGTCTACGTCGACGGCGCCAACCTCAACGCGTTGGTCGGCCTCGCGAAGCCCGGCCGCTTCGGGGCCGACGTCAGCCACCTCAACCTCCACAAGACCTTCTGCATCCCGCACGGCGGTGGCGGTCCGGGCGTGGGGCCGGTCGCGGTGCGGGAGCACCTCGCGGCGTACCTCCCCAACCACCCGCTCGACCCGGCCGCCGGTCCGGCGACCGGGCCGGGCCCGATCAGCGGAGCGCCCTACGGCAGCGCCGGGATCCTGCCGATCAGCTGGGCCTACGTCCGCATGATGGGCTCCGACGGGCTCACCCGCGCCACCCAGGTCGCGGTCCTGTCGGCCAACTACGTCGCCGCCCGGCTGCAGCCGCACTTCCCGGTGCTCTACACCGGTCGCGGGGGGCTCGTGGCCCACGAGTGCATCGTCGACCTGCGCACGATCACCAAGGAGACGGGCGTCACGGTCGACGACGTCGCGAAGCGGCTCGTCGACTATGGCTTCCACGCCCCGACGATGAGCTTCCCGGTCGCGGGCACGCTCATGATCGAGCCGACCGAGTCCGAGGACCTCGCCGAGCTCGACCGGTTCTGCGACGCGATGATCGCGATCAGGGCCGAGATCGACGAGGTCGCGGCGGGCACCTGGCCGGCCGACGACAACCCGCTGCGCCACGCGCCGCACACCGCGGCCGACGTCACGGGGGAGTGGGGTCGCTCCTACTCGCGCGAGCTCGGTGCCTTCCCGGGGGCTGTGGTGGCCGCCACGAAGTACTGGCCGCCGGTCCGTCGCATCGACGGCGCCTTCGGTGACCGCAACCTGGTGTGCAGCTGTCCTTCGCCGGAGGTCTACGCCGACTGA
- a CDS encoding bifunctional nuclease family protein, whose amino-acid sequence MCELSVVGVRVELPSQQPIVLLKEVDGDRYLPIWIGAVEATAIAFAQQGVVTARPMTHDLLRDLLAALDSPLRTVTITELREGVFYAELAFDGGTTVSARPSDAIALAMRTGAVIRGEEAVLAEAGIAIPDEQEDEVEKFREFLDTITPEDFEQGS is encoded by the coding sequence CTGTGCGAGCTGAGCGTCGTCGGGGTCCGCGTCGAGCTCCCCAGCCAGCAGCCGATCGTGCTGCTCAAGGAGGTCGACGGCGACCGCTACCTGCCGATCTGGATCGGGGCGGTCGAGGCCACCGCGATCGCTTTCGCGCAGCAGGGCGTCGTCACGGCCCGACCGATGACCCACGACCTGCTGCGCGACCTGCTCGCCGCACTGGACAGCCCGCTGCGCACGGTGACCATCACCGAGCTGCGCGAGGGCGTGTTCTACGCCGAGCTCGCCTTCGACGGCGGGACCACGGTCAGCGCTCGCCCCTCCGACGCGATCGCGCTCGCGATGCGCACCGGAGCGGTCATCCGTGGTGAGGAGGCCGTGCTCGCCGAGGCGGGCATCGCGATCCCCGATGAGCAGGAGGACGAGGTGGAGAAGTTCCGCGAGTTCCTCGACACCATCACGCCTGAAGACTTCGAGCAGGGCTCCTAG